The Bombus fervidus isolate BK054 chromosome 8, iyBomFerv1, whole genome shotgun sequence genome window below encodes:
- the Eif4b gene encoding eukaryotic translation initiation factor 4B codes for MSSGKKGKKKKCKTVDLMSFLADGGATPTVPVKPLSSWIEEMEEEHDGFSSRSSKEPVILPTAPRAARGPRVADEDIPSNPPYVAYLSNLPYEVDEAYLTEFFANMKISNIRLPKDSNKLKGYGYVEFEDRQSLIDALCLSNTPMKTRRVRIDVSNSVNDDRRGGRMGRDNRRDNDYDPERTSGDWRSGPRDENLTSEGDSYRSRYDNRDRRDDRESSDYDNKPGAWRESSDRTRPTFRDRGGFRDEDKDREWSRYDKGSRDRDGGDRGSSFGSRRNYGDSDWDRDGQRRQGKPPTENKPETRTRPKLQLQPRTKPIEPVVAKEEQQSAATPASSTNIFGAAKPVDTTAREREIEERLAKSYAESKSKEDGDSEKRGSKEGTWGKRNGEGREERERGRQTWRSEDDRSRRNERSAPRNQPAYSDQYGDSKGQPSSRGGRPSSRGPPRSSDTRGGDRDRRDREKDDVSRMPKAKDEQAPNFVASNKYSMLPDDVDPDNIDD; via the exons ATGTCTTCAG gcaaaaaagggaaaaagaagaagtgcAAAACTGTCGATTTAATGTCATTCCTTGCTGATGGGGGTGCAACACCCACTGTGCCAGTTAAACCATTGAGCAGCTGGattgaagaaatggaagaagaacatg ATGGATTCTCATCAAGAAGTAGCAAAGAACCAGTGATTCTGCCAACTGCTCCAAGAGCTGCAAGAGGTCCACGTGTTGCAGATGAAGATATCCCTTCTAATCCACCTTATGTAGCATATCTATCTAATCTTCCTTATGAGGTAGATGAAGCATATTTGACAGAATTTTTTGCAAACATGAAG ATTTCTAACATACGCTTGCCAAAAGATTCTAATAAACTCAAAGGATATGGATATGTTGAATTTGAAGACCGTCAAAGCTTAATCGATGCTCTTTGTTTATCTAATACA CCTATGAAAACTAGGAGGGTACGAATTGATGTTTCAAATAGCGTTAATGATGATCGTCGTGGAGGTCGAATGGGTCGAGATAATCGTAGAGACAATGATTATGATCCTGAACGTACATCCGGAGATTGGAGAAGCGGGCCACGAGATGAAAATCTAACATCAGAAGGAGATTCATACCGGAGTCGGTATGATAACAGAGACCGAAGAGATGATCGTGAAA GTTCCGACTACGATAATAAGCCTGGTGCTTGGCGTGAAAGTAGTGACAGAACAAGGCCAACATTCAGAGATAGAGGTGGTTTCAGAGATGAGGACAAAGATAGAGAATGGTCTCGCTATGATAAAGGTAGCAGAGATCGAGATGGGGGAGACAGAGGAAGTAGTTTCGGCTCGCGTCGTAATTATGGAGATTCTGATTGGGATCGTGATGGCCAACGCAGGCAAGGAAAACCACCTACGGAAAACAAAC cTGAAACGAGGACTAGGCCGAAATTGCAGCTACAGCCTCGTACAAAGCCTATTGAGCCTGTTGTTGCAAAAGAAGAACAACAATCTGCAGCTACACCAGCTTCCTCCACAAATATATTTGGTGCTGCAAAGCCTGTAGATACCACTGctagagaaagagaaatagagGAACGTCTTGCAAAGTCGTACGCCGAATCAAAATCCAAAGAAGACGG AGATTCAGAAAAACGCGGTTCTAAAGAGGGTACTTGGGGTAAACGTAATGGG GAGGGCcgggaagaaagagagaggggtCGGCAGACTTGGCGATCCGAAGATGACAGAAGTCGACGAAATGAAAGATCAGCACCACGAAATCAACCTGCTTATTCTG ATCAATATGGAGACTCTAAAGGTCAGCCCTCTTCTCGCGGCGGACGACCATCTTCTAGAGGTCCCCCAAGATCAAGTGATACTCGTGGTGGAGATAG AGATCGAcgagatagagagaaagacgATGTCAGTAGGATGCCAAAGGCAAAGGATGAACAAGCTCCA
- the LOC139990113 gene encoding proliferation-associated protein 2G4 yields MADKEETERTIAEDIVVTKYKMAGDIVNRVLKQVLDKCVAGASVREICEIGDELILDETNKVFKKEKELKKGIAFPTCISVNNCICHFSPIASEPDLILKDEDMVKVDLGAHVDGFIAVVAHTIVIGSSSQKKVTGRKADVVLAAHYASQAALRLLQPGTETYTITETVEKICDVYKCKPIEGMLSHQLKQFKIDGEKTIIQNPNDAQKKEHEKYTLEAYEVYAMDVLVSTGEGVGREQDTRVTIFKKTEETYQLKLKASRMFYSEVTHKHGLMPFNLRTFEDEKKAKMAVVECVNHRLIEPFQVLYEKPNEFAAQFKFTVLVMHNRQHKITGIPLDLDIYQSEYAVKDPELKTLLYTSVNPRTAKRMRKKAEKAAGEVAMEVDAKA; encoded by the exons ATGGCGGACAAAGAGGAGACTGAGAGAACCATCGCCGAAGACATCGTTGTCACCAAGTATAAAATGGCCGGTGACATCGTAAATC gGGTATTAAAGCAAGTTTTAGATAAGTGTGTTGCTGGAGCATCAGTAAGAGAAATTTGTGAGATTGGAGATGAACTGATATTGGATGAGACCAATAAGGTCttcaaaaaggaaaaagagctGAAGAAGGGAATTGCTTTTCCTACATGCATATCGGTGAATAATTGCATATGTCATTTTTCACCAATTGCAAGTGAACCAGATCTCATACTCAAAGATGAGGATATGGTAAAAGT AGATCTTGGAGCACATGTTGATGGCTTCATAGCAGTTGTGGCACATACTATTGTTATAGGTTCTTCATCACAAAAAAAAGTTACTGGTAGAAAAGCAGATGTAGTGTTAGCTGCACACTATGCATCACAAGCTGCATTGAGGCTTTTACAGCCAGGTACAGAG ACATACACGATAACAGAGACAGTAGAAAAAATTTGCGACGTATACAAGTGTAAACCAATTGAAGGAATGTTAAGTCACCAATTGAAACAGTTTAAAATAGACGGGGAAAAAACTATTATTCAAAATCCAAATGACGCACAGAAGAAGGAACATGAAAAATACACTCTTGAAGCTTATGAG gtATATGCAATGGATGTGCTAGTTAGTACTGGCGAAGGAGTGGGTCGAGAACAGGACACCCGGGttactatatttaaaaaaacagaGGAAACGTatcaattgaaattgaaagcgTCTCGCATGTTTTACTCTGAAGTCACTCATAAACACGGACTTATGCCATTCAATTTACGTACTTTCGAGGACGAGAAGAAGGCAAAAATGGCAGTTGTAGAATGTGTAAATCATAGGTTGATTGAACCATTCCAA GTACTATATGAAAAACCAAATGAATTTGCTGCACAATTCAAATTCACAGTACTAGTAATGCACAATCGGCAACACAAGATTACAGGAATTCCTTTAGACCTTGACATTTATCAATCGGAATATGCTGTTAAAGATCCTGAATTGAAG aCCCTTTTGTACACCTCGGTAAACCCGAGGACTGCAAAGAGAATGAGGAAGAAGGCAGAGAAAGCTGCAGGTGAAGTGGCGATGGAAGTTGATGCTAAGGCCTAA